The following proteins come from a genomic window of Populus nigra chromosome 6, ddPopNigr1.1, whole genome shotgun sequence:
- the LOC133696131 gene encoding uncharacterized protein LOC133696131 isoform X3, translating into MADSVEDLDSLFDYRRVQPITILDEDDDDDEYDKPPVPSPKKRKISKHNVEIVGGDREASQVTNDDEDWLLPPPKDSSESPKQIDEDSTIKELRLRKQELKALTNKECLFQYLESPNRQSDSVQADLESGAEQPSKPHHERAKIVISIQDKDEVKQFRVYKEITGKKKNIYGHPLVGSCQVTSTVHNSWKI; encoded by the exons ATG GCTGATTCCGTTGAAGATCTTGATTCTCTATTTGATTACCGTCGCGTGCAGCCTATCACAATCCTTGATG aggacgacgacgacgacgaatATGATAAGCCACCAGTTCCTTCTCCTAAAAAAAGGAAGATTTCCAAGCATAACGTggag attgttGGCGGTGATCGTGAAGCAAGCCAAGTGACTAATGACGATGAGGATTGGCTACTTCCTCCTCCTAAGGACTCCAGTGAGTCCCCGAAGCAGATTGATGAGGACTCAACTATTAAAGAGCTGAG GTTAAGGAAGCAGGAGCTAAAAGCTTTGACAAATAAAGAGTGTTTGTTTCAATATCTGGAGTCACCAAACAGACAAAGTGATTCAGTGCAGGCTGATCTGGAGTCTGGGGCCGAGCAACCATCAAAGCCTCATCATGAAAGAGCtaaaattgttatttcaattCAAGACAAGGATGAAGTCAAACAATTTCGTGTGTACAAG GaaataacaggaaaaaaaaaaaacatttatggaCATCCCCTTGTGGGAAGTTGTCAAGTAACATCTACAGTGCATAACTCCTGGAAGATTTAA
- the LOC133696131 gene encoding uncharacterized protein LOC133696131 isoform X4, with translation MADSVEDLDSLFDYRRVQPITILDEDDDDDEYDKPPVPSPKKRKISKHNVEIVGGDREASQVTNDDEDWLLPPPKDSSESPKQIDEDSTIKELRLRKQELKALTNKECLFQYLESPNRQSDSVQADLESGAEQPSKPHHERAKIVISIQDKDEVKQFRVYKIEAWVRILSSQTHISCKDIQF, from the exons ATG GCTGATTCCGTTGAAGATCTTGATTCTCTATTTGATTACCGTCGCGTGCAGCCTATCACAATCCTTGATG aggacgacgacgacgacgaatATGATAAGCCACCAGTTCCTTCTCCTAAAAAAAGGAAGATTTCCAAGCATAACGTggag attgttGGCGGTGATCGTGAAGCAAGCCAAGTGACTAATGACGATGAGGATTGGCTACTTCCTCCTCCTAAGGACTCCAGTGAGTCCCCGAAGCAGATTGATGAGGACTCAACTATTAAAGAGCTGAG GTTAAGGAAGCAGGAGCTAAAAGCTTTGACAAATAAAGAGTGTTTGTTTCAATATCTGGAGTCACCAAACAGACAAAGTGATTCAGTGCAGGCTGATCTGGAGTCTGGGGCCGAGCAACCATCAAAGCCTCATCATGAAAGAGCtaaaattgttatttcaattCAAGACAAGGATGAAGTCAAACAATTTCGTGTGTACAAG ATTGAAGCTTGGGTTAGGATATTGTCATCTCAAACACATATCTCATGCAAAGacattcaattttaa
- the LOC133696131 gene encoding uncharacterized protein LOC133696131 isoform X5, with protein MADSVEDLDSLFDYRRVQPITILDEDDDDDEYDKPPVPSPKKRKISKHNVEIVGGDREASQVTNDDEDWLLPPPKDSSESPKQIDEDSTIKELRLRKQELKALTNKECLFQYLESPNRQSDSVQADLESGAEQPSKPHHERAKIVISIQDKDEVKQFRVYKFTILTG; from the exons ATG GCTGATTCCGTTGAAGATCTTGATTCTCTATTTGATTACCGTCGCGTGCAGCCTATCACAATCCTTGATG aggacgacgacgacgacgaatATGATAAGCCACCAGTTCCTTCTCCTAAAAAAAGGAAGATTTCCAAGCATAACGTggag attgttGGCGGTGATCGTGAAGCAAGCCAAGTGACTAATGACGATGAGGATTGGCTACTTCCTCCTCCTAAGGACTCCAGTGAGTCCCCGAAGCAGATTGATGAGGACTCAACTATTAAAGAGCTGAG GTTAAGGAAGCAGGAGCTAAAAGCTTTGACAAATAAAGAGTGTTTGTTTCAATATCTGGAGTCACCAAACAGACAAAGTGATTCAGTGCAGGCTGATCTGGAGTCTGGGGCCGAGCAACCATCAAAGCCTCATCATGAAAGAGCtaaaattgttatttcaattCAAGACAAGGATGAAGTCAAACAATTTCGTGTGTACAAG